One stretch of Diabrotica undecimpunctata isolate CICGRU chromosome 5, icDiaUnde3, whole genome shotgun sequence DNA includes these proteins:
- the LOC140441601 gene encoding uncharacterized protein: protein MVEQETVFTSLDSLCRTCLNEKTADELRSLSECSLRQGLKEITSIEVQENDGLPYGICDNCCYTLNVAVNFKTQCLKTDSHLRAVLFPVESTIIYKSITILDNNNSNDLCLEIYDEQDVSKANNIDFEADNRKQIVNNFDDSNNIRKVSQNVETDVDNPAVLENVSNNNNQSVIKFYPKVKTKEASQRKKSKLFHCEICNKEFIFETTLRSHLVTHGKKIACEVCHQQFSVMKIYKSHMISKHPDYRPYKCAHCSKDFAASYTLIKHMRIHGGERKHLCTVCGKRFYEQSHLLIHSRVHTGEKPLSCMTCGKRFTNRPGLVAHNKVHTGEKKYQCNTCGKRFAHSFVLTAHKRVHTGEKPYKCSTCKASFGSSSYLKIHERIHTQEMPYKCETCSKSFISKSRLFSHQIVHSKEKSYQCSICGKTFSRSRDLQVHIRSHTGEKPYACDQCDKRYVTSSNLAAHKRTHLGIKNYICSTCGKAFGDPRTLKGHYRIHTGEKPYLCNICGNSYSQSGQLSVHKRVHENKNKEAVINLEKDVVWYNVSESARS from the exons atggtaGAGCAAGAGACTGTTTTTACGTCTTTAGACAGTCTATGTCGAACATGTTTGAATGAAAAAACTGCAGATGAATTAAGATCCTTGTCAGAGTGTTCCCTGAGGCAAGGATTGAAAGAAATCACTTCAATTGAG GTCCAGGAAAATGATGGTTTACCATATGGAATCTGCGACAATTGCTGTTACACTTTAAATGTAGCAGTTAATTTTAAAACTCAGTGCTTGAAGACTGATAGTCATTTAAGAGCAGTATTATTTCCTGTAGAATCGACAATTATATACAAATCTATTACCATATTGGACAACAACAACTCTAATGATCTTTGCTTGGAGATTTATGATGAACAAGATGTCTCTAAGGCAAATAATATTGACTTTGAGGCAGATAATAGAAAACAAATAGTAAATAACTTTGATGATAGTAATAATATAAGGAAAGTATCACAAAATGTTGAAACAGATGTTGACAATCCTGCAGTATTGGAAAATGTATCAAACAATAACAACCAATCAGTTATAAAATTTTATCCAAAAGTAAAAACAAAAGAAGCTAGTCAGAGGAAAAAGTCTAAATTGTTCCACTGTGAAATTTgtaataaagaatttatatttgAAACCACTTTAAGGTCACATTTGGTGACTCATGGTAAAAAAATAGCTTGTGAAGTTTGTCATCAACAGTTTAGCG TaatgaaaatctacaaatctcatatgatatcCAAACATCCAGATTATCGTCCATATAAGTGTGCCCACTGTAGCAAAGATTTTGCTGCCTCTTATACTTTAATTAAACATATGAGAATACATGGGGGCGAACGTAAACACCTTTGTACAGTGTGTGGTAAAAGATTTTATGAGCAAAGTCATTTACTG ATACATTCAAGAGtccatactggtgaaaaaccattgaGCTGTATGACTTGTGGGAAAAGATTTACAAATCGGCCAGGATTGGTAGCTCACAATAAAGTACATACAGGAGAGAAGAAGTATCAATGCAACACATGCG GTAAAAGATTTGCCCACTCATTTGTTCTGACAGCTCATAagagagtacacactggagaaaaaccatataaATGCAGTACGTGCAAAGCTTCATTCGGATCTTCGTCGTACTTAAAAATACACGAGAGGATTCACACGCAGGAAATGCCGTACAAATGTGAGACTTGCTCGAAG TCGTTTATAAGCAAAAGTCGACTATTTTCTCATCAGATTGTTCACAGTAAAGAGAAATCATATCAGTGTTCAATTTGTGGAAAAACCTTCAGTAGATCTAGAGATCTACAAGTTCACATACGATCCCACACAG gtGAAAAGCCCTACGCTTGCGACCAATGCGACAAACGTTACGTAACTTCCAGTAACTTAGCCGCCCATAAACGAACGCATCTGGGCATCAAAAACTACATTTGTTCTACGTGCGGTAAAGCGTTCGGGGATCCCAGAACGTTGAAGGGACACTATAGAATACACACCGGAGAAAAACCGTATCTGTGTAATATTTGCGGAAATAGCTATTCGCAGTCAGGGCAATTATCCGTACATAAAAGAGTTCATGAAAACAAGAACAAGGAGGCCGTTATTAACCTGGAAAAGGATGTGGTTTGGTACAATGTGTCCGAGTCTGCTAGAAGCTAG